From the Hylaeus volcanicus isolate JK05 chromosome 4, UHH_iyHylVolc1.0_haploid, whole genome shotgun sequence genome, one window contains:
- the LOC128875332 gene encoding RWD domain-containing protein 1 has protein sequence MDYEDERYSEFLALNSIYCGELEILAVEPYYSFAIPVKTEEYEPDTANGLGCRLVFTHTAMYPDEPLLISIEEPENLEEGSAEKLKEHLIEKMNENLGMVMIFTLVSAAQEWLNVQWDKIKLTREESAAKKQKEEEEAERKKFEGTRVTVETFLSWKEKFDQEMGYTKRREIAEREGKKLTGRELFMTDKTLDQSDLKFLDDGDAVKVDESLFQNLDDLDLEDDDDDDPDYVHDSDDSA, from the exons ATGGATTACGAAGACGAGCGGTACAGTGAATTCCTTGctttgaattcaatttattgtgGAGAATTGGAAA TTTTAGCTGTGGAACCATACTACTCGTTTGCCATACCTGTTAAGACAGAAGAGTACGAACCAGATACAGCAAATGGTCTTGGATGTCGTTTAGTGTTCACCCACACAGCAATGTATCCAGATGAACCACTTCTTATATCTATAGAAGAACCAGAGAATTTGGAAGAAGGAAGCGCAGAAAAGTTAAAGGAACATTTAATAGAAAAGATGAATGAAAATCTTGGAATGGTTATGATATTTACATTAGTTAGTGCAGCTCAAGAATGGCTTAATGTACAAtgggacaaaattaaattaactagagAAGAGTCTGCtgcaaagaaacaaaaagaagaagaagaagcggaAAGG AAAAAGTTTGAAGGAACTCGAGTCACGGTAGAAACATTCTTAAGTTGGAAAGAGAAGTTTGACCAGGAAATGGGATACACTAAACGAAGAGAAATTGCTGAACGCGAAGGAAAGAAGTTAACAGGCAGAGAATTATTCATGACTGATAAGACATTGGATCAGTCTGATCTAAAATTCTTGGATGATG GAGATGCTGTTAAGGTAGATGAGAGTCTATTTCAAAACCTCGATGATCTGGATCTAGAGGACGATGATGACGACGACCCTGATTATGTACATGACTCTGATGATAGTgcctga
- the LOC128875328 gene encoding NADP-dependent malic enzyme: MFVLQKTILSTSSRNCAGSWARILPSTHPAAKDILQRDIHEVSGDVVPINMVKGIGHLRDPRLNKGLAFTLEERISLGIHGLQPPRFKTQEEQLALCKASVMKYTEDLNRYLYLVELQERNERLFFRLLSENIEQMMPIVYTPTVGLACQKFGVIYRRPRGLFITIYDKGHIYEILNNWPEQAVRAICVTDGERILGLGDLGACGMGIPVGKLALYTALAGIKPHQCLPITIDVGTNNEQLRNDPHYIGLNKPRSQGAEYDELIDEFMAACVKKYGQNVLIQFEDFGNHNAFRFLDKYRDKYCTFNDDIQGTAAVAVAGILASKRITKKSMKDNRFVFLGAGEAAIGIADLCVKALEADGCTEEEARNNIWMMDIDGLLTKTRPEGNLEGHKVWYAKDHKVMKNLIDVVKEVKPTVLIGASAAAGAFTPEVLKEMAKNNERPLIFALSNPTSKAECTAQQAYDHTDGRCIFSSGSPFGEVNYKGKIFKPGQGNNAYIFPGIALGVIATGCHHITEDLFLISAQAVADHVKDEDLEMGSLYPPLSTIRECSIDIAIRIANYAYARIGLASEYPEPKDKRQFIESKMYDANYDSPLPNIYDWPGDYAKPRVLPEVL; encoded by the exons ATGTTCGTCCTGCAGAAGACTATATT ATCCACCAGCAGCAGAAACTGTGCAGGATCATGGGCTCGCATCCTTCCATCTACGCACCCTGCCGCGAAGGATATTCTGCAGAGAGACATCCACGAGGTGTCGGGGGATGTCGTACCGATCAATATGGTGAAAGGAATTGGTCATTTGAGAGATCCCCGACTTAATAAG GGTTTGGCATTTACTCTGGAAGAAAGGATATCTTTGGGTATTCATGGTCTGCAGCCACCAAGATTTAAAACACAAGAAGAACAGCTGGCCCTGTGCAAGGCTTCGGTCATGAAATACACCGAGGACTTGAATCGGTATTTGTACCTCGTGGAACTCCAG gaaagaaacgagagatTATTTTTCCGTCTGCTCAGCGAGAACATCGAGCAAATGATGCCAATTGTTTACACTCCTACCGTGGGATTAGCCTGCCAGAAGTTTGGTGTCATTTATCGCAGACCTCGTGGATTGTTTATTACAATATACGATAAGGGTCACATTTACGAGATCCTCAACAACTG gCCCGAGCAAGCGGTTCGCGCGATTTGCGTGACGGACGGAGAGAGAATTCTCGGTCTGGGTGATCTGGGAGCGTGCGGAATGGGAATTCCAGTAGGAAAATTAGCTCTTTATACTGCTTTAGCTGGTATTAAGCCGCACCAATGCCTACCAATCACCATTGACGTAGGCACAAATAACGAGCAGCTCAGAAACGATCCGCATTATATCGGTCTGAACAAACCGAGAAGTCAAGGCGCGGAATACGACGAATTAATCGACGAGTTTATGGCTGCCTGCGTGAAGAAATACGGTCAGAACGTTCTCATACAA TTTGAGGACTTCGGAAACCACAATGCCTTCCGCTTCTTAGACAAATACCGAGACAAGTATTGTACGTTTAACGACGATATTCAAGGCACTGCCGCAGTTGCAGTCGCTGGAATTTTAGCTTCGAAAAGGATAACAAAGAAATCGATGAAGGACAATAGGTTCGTCTTCTTAGGTGCTGGCGAG GCGGCTATTGGAATAGCTGATCTCTGCGTGAAAGCATTGGAAGCCGACGGATGCACGGAAGAGGAGGCCAGAAATAACATTTGGATGATGGACATCGACGGTCTGCTCACTAAAACACGGCCAGAAGGTAACCTGGAAGGTCACAAGGTCTGGTACGCGAAAGATCACAAAGTGATGAAAAACCTGATCGACGTTGTGAAAGAAGTGAAACCGACCGTTCTGATTG GTGCGTCAGCTGCGGCGGGCGCGTTCACTCCTGAAGTCTTGAAGGAGATGGCCAAGAACAACGAGAGGCCATTGATCTTTGCGCTCAGTAATCCGACCAGCAAAGCGGAATGCACGGCTCAACAGGCTTACGACCACACGGAC GGAAGATGTATTTTCTCGTCGGGTTCTCCGTTCGGCGAAGTGAACTATAAGGGGAAAATCTTCAAACCTGGACAAGGAAACAACGCCTACATATTTCCTGGAATCGCGTTGGGCGTCATAGCGACTGGATGCCATCACATAACCGAAGATTTATTCCTCATTTCCGCTCAGGCAGTCGCCGACCACGTGAAAGACGAAGACCTTGAGATGGGTAGCCTTTACCCACCGTTAAGTACCATTCGGGAATGTTCGATAGACATTGCCATCCGAATTGCCAATTACGCTTATGCGAGAA TTGGACTGGCAAGTGAATACCCGGAGCCGAAGGACAAACGGCAgtttattgaaagtaaaatgtacGATGCCAACTATGACAGTCCACTGCCAAACATTTACGACTGGCCAGGCGATTACGCCAAACCTCGTGTTCTGCCAGAAGT ATTATGA